TACAGATGGTTATGACACTCAGGTTGGATTATTTTCACATCAACTATCCCCATTCTTTCAGAATaataaaattcttggaataaatGAAATGCAGCGACAATTCTGAATTCTCATTTATTCTGAAATGGTGTTGACGATTCTGTAATGATTTTATAATATTTAGTTTTAGCAGGTATTATTGTTGCCAGTCAACTGATATCAAGTTTAAACTGAGCTATACCTATCTAAAATATATTGACAGGTTGGGGAAAGAGGACTGCAGCTGTCAGGTGGACAGAAGCAGAGAATAGCAATAGCAAGAGCAATGCTTAAAAATCCAGCAATATTGCTTCTGGATGAGGCAACCAGTGCACTGGACTCTGAGTCAGAAAAACTTGTACAAGAAGCGCTCGACTGTTTCATGATCGGGAGGACAACTCTCGTCATTGCCCACCGGTTATCAACCATAAGGAAAGCTGATTTAGTTGCGGTACTGCAGCAGGGTAGTGTTTCTGAAATAGGAACCCATGATGAACTTTTTGCCAAAGGAGAGAATGGAACATATGCCAAGCTCATTCGCCTACAGGAAATTGCTCATGAAACTGCACTCAATAATGCAAGAAAGAGTAGTGCGAGGTACTCCATAAACTGATACCTAAATTATATTTCGGCACTGCAGGCTGCAGCTGTTAATTGACATGATTTTTCCTTTGCAGACCTTCTAGTGCGAGGAACTCGGTGAGTTCACCTATAATGACCCGAAACTCCTCTTATGGCAGATCACCATATTCACGTCGATTATCTGATTTCTCTAATTCCGAATTTAGCTTATCCATAGATGGCTCGTATCCCAGTTATCGCCTTGAAAAACTTCCATTCAAGGAGCACGCTAGTTCCTTCTGGCGTCTTGCCAAGATGAACTCTCCTGAGTGGTCTTATGCCTTAGCTGGTTCTATAGGTTCAGTTGTTTGTGGTACCCTTAGTGCCTTCTTTGCATATGTCTTAAGTGCTGTTCTAAGTGTTTACTACAGTCAAGACCATGCTTACATGATAAGAGAAATTGGAAAGTACTGTTACCTCTTGATTGGGGTCTCCTCAGCTGCATTGATATTTAACACAATGCAATATTTCTTCTGGGATGTCGTGGGAGAAAATTTGACAAAACGTGTTAGAGAGAAAATGCTGTCAGCAGTGCTGAAAAACGAAATAGCTTGGTTCGATAAAGAGGAAAATGAGAGCTCTAGAATTGCCGCAAGGCTGGCTCTTGATGCCAATAATGTCAGATCAGTCATTGGGGATCGAATTTCAGTAATTATGCAGAACTCAGCGCTCTTGCTAGTTGCATGCACAGCAGGGTTTGTTTTGCAATGGCGGCTCGCCCTTGTCCTCATGGCCGTTTTCCCTTTAGTTGTTGCAGCCACAGTTTTGCAGGTTTGTTTTTGCAACCAATTCGGTGAACTGAACTATTATAGTAAAACTGTTGCAAGCAGGTCTTGCAGAAAATCAATATTTTGCTTCTTGAAATCCCCTTTATTCACTTTGGAAAAAATATCTCCATTCTTCATAAATTGCTCTTTATTGTTGTGTTGCAAACTTTTGTTACTAAGATGCTTGTGTTGTCCCAATTTCCAGCAGTGGTCTACTTTTAAAGTTCATATAAGAAAAAGAATTTAAGTGTTTACTATTCTTTCATGTATTTAAACAGAAAATGTTCATGGAAGGATTCTCTGGAGACCTAGAAGCTATTCATGCCAAAGCCACACAATTAGCTGGTGAAGCTGTGGCAAATGTAAGAACAATTGCTGCCTTCAATTCGGAATCCAAAATTGTGGCGCTTTACATCTTCAACCTCCAAGCACCATTGCGTCGCTGTTTTTATAAAGGACAGATTGCTGGATGTGGGTATGGAATTGCTCAATTTCTACTTTATGCTTCATATGCGCTAGGTCTTTGGTATTCTTCCTGGCTAGTGAAGCATGGGATCTCCGACTTCTCAAAAACGATCCGGGTTTTTATGGTTCTTATGGTCTCAGCAAATGGTGCAGCTGAAACACTGACACTGGCTCCTGACTTCATCAAGGGTGGCCGAGCTATGCAGTCCGTCTTTGACCTCATTGATCGCAAAACTGATATTGAGCCGGATGATCCAGATTGTATTGTGATGCCAAATAGCATTCGCGGAGACGTGGACCTAAAACATGTGGATTTTTGTTATCCCTCCCGCCCTGATATTTTAGTTTTCCGTGACCTTTCTCTCCGTGCTCGAGCTGGAAAAACCCTTGCCCTTGTTGGTCCAAGTGGATGCGGAAAGAGTTCAGTCATTGCGCTTATACAGAGATTCTACGAGCCATCATCTGGACGCGTTATGATTGACGGAAAGGACATCAGAAAGTACAATTTGAAGTCACTGAGACACCACATTGCAGTGGTGCCTCAGGAGCCTTGCCTCTTTGCTACCACCATATATGAGAACATAGCTTACGGACACGAATCAGCAACTGAAGCTGAGATAATTGAAGCAGCGACACTAGCAAATGCCCACAAGTTCATCTCTTCCTTGCCTGAAGGCTACAAAACATTTGTGGGGGAAAGAGGTGTTCAATTATCAGGAGGACAAAAGCAAAGAATAGCTATTGCTCGCGCTTTCATTAGGAAGGCAGAGCTCATGCTACTAGACGAGGCCACAAGCGCACTTGATGCAGAGTCTGAAATGAGTGTACAAGAGGCTCTAGAGCGTGCTTGCTCAGGAAAGACCACCATTGTGGTTGCACATCGCCTATCTACGATAAGAAATGCCAACGTCATTGCAGTTATAGACGATGGGAAAGTTGCAGAACAAGGTTCTCATTCGCATCTTCTTAAAAACTATCCTGATGGCTGTTACTCGCGTATGATACAGTTGCAAAAGTTTTCACACGGACAACCTACCATAAACATAGCGTCTGGATCAAGCTCGTCGATACTTCTTAAAGAGGACGGGGTTAACTAAAAGTTATATTCTTAATAACATCAATTATTTTTGTACTTGTTTTTGGTatagtatagttttgtgaattaCATGATCACTTACAATAGTATATGTTCTTGTTTAGCTTGTTTAAGCCTTTTGAGGATGTAAACAGATAGACAGCTATGGCTATAGTACATTGGAGAAATGGTTATAATGCTTACAGATAACCTAGCTATTATGAAACTTAGACCATAGCTTATACAATGAGCATCAACAGCAATAATGATCATTTTTACTAATCCAACAAGAGAACATGTAAAGATCTTAATATCTATATCCTATGACGTTTCACTAGCTTATAAATCGCGATCAATGTGACAGTGATAAGACGATAAGAGTCGACTTGGACCATACATAGTCTGGAAACATGATTGTTGACTTTAAGAATAGTTGCATATGCAGAGGAGGCCAGGATAGTGATAGCACCAGAGAGAAGTGATGGAAAGAAAGAAACAATAGAAAGGGCCAATTGACAATTGATGGATGCCTAATGGCTAATGTGCATGAGAGAAAAACAAGAGGCAAGTGGATTTAGAGATTGGACAAAGACTTTAGGAGCATTGATATGTAAAAATATCTTACAGTGAAAGATAACACAGATTGAAGTTCAACCACAACATTAATGCAGCATGTATATTCAGACTCAACATAGGAGTTTAGCAACTTAAATAATTAGACAAATATATTCTCTATATATTAAAAATTACTCGTATAATAAAACATTACTAAACAATAATACAAACATCCTAAATTTCCAATTATTACTTTAGTTATAttcttaaaaataaaatacaCATCATAATAGCTATGAACTACAGATGAGTATAGCAGACATCTGTCTGCTAGGATGTGAGCCTCTTCAACATTTCAAAACTACAAAAGAAATTTTGTAATGCAGTAGCAGGGCACAAATGTTATATGATGAACAAGCCGGTTGCAAGGAGGATGAGAAACTAATGAGGTTCACGCTTTACACGGGCTTTGATTATCCCGGGAAGTGGAGGTGAGGTGGGAGTTCTACTCAGCTGTATGCTTAACTTAGATGGGGAGGTGATTTGAGGTTGGAATATGCTGGGAATGCTCGAGCTTTCACCTCTATCTAGTGGAAAATTGTGTGCTAAATCATTGGCGTCCGGTCTTTCACAAAATTTCATAGCCTTGAGGATGTAGTTGTCATCATAGAGCTCAAAAGGGGTGCTGCAATGATATAAATTGGAAACTGAGAAAGGTAGGAGAAGTAATAATGatgaaaaagaagaaatctacaGTAATCAGTAAATCATATTGTTAATCAAGGTTACAACGAACATGCACATACTAAATATCAATAATTATAAAATGATAATATGGACTGAATAGTGAATCTACGGATGCATTCTCCTTGTTTATTCCTTCTCTTGCAGTGACGAAGGACAAATTTTCACACTAAATTTTTAGTTTATTGATTGATTGGTCAAAAAGTAGCAAATTAACTAGGTTCACAGAAAAAACTCAACATCGTCTCTACCAAGAAAAAAATCTATATGAAgcatcagaaaaagaaaaaaaaagagcaATTCTATATGTGGCTCCACGTCCATACCTGTTAAAGTCGAAGTGCACGAGTTGCATATCTTCTGATATTTCCACCTCTACAGTTGCATGAGGTCGGGTCTACAGTTTCAAAAGCCACAAGGGATGAGAACACTTGCTACAATAAGATAAGATCATAAATGGAGAAGAAAACACAACCATTTATGTTGCTTGTGGTGATACAATTATATAGAGGATATAAAATCCTAATCTAGCATACTCTTATGAAACTCAATCTATAACACAAGTGATCGGATTACTTCAAATTTCTATTAAGCCAAAGTTGGTTGTTCGCTAACTGTTCCTTTTGTATTCAGGTTTCAATTGCTTTGGCAACATTTAAGATTTAATAAAATTACTTTTGTATCAAGCAAGTTTTAAAAACTTGAGCCAACTAAACTTGTTTTTGACTCGGTCTCTCGTTCTAACAAAACATGGATGAAGTCACAAATTATTCCATAGGGACCACCAAAGAGGATGAACATTCTGATTTTGAGGTTTCACAGATCATAATGCTGAATGCTATCTTGGTAAATTATACCCATGAAAGAAAAATTATCTTAAAATTCACAATATTTACATTTACCTTAACTGAACCGCGGAAGAGATAATACTCATTTTTCAAAACACTACTTAAAAGGGAAAATCTAACTTGCTGTCAGAACTTACACTTACAATAAAGTAACTACATAATCACATTTACCTGCACAAGTATGAAAGGTAAAGCCACCCCTCCACTAGGAGCATCTCCAGAGCTGTATAATCGCTCATTCCGTTGTATAAGGTTTTGCAGACCTTCATACTTTGAGGGACGGAAGGAATGTTAGTACAAAGTCTGATTTTGACCATAACCCCATAGAAATATATGGCCATTACATCATACATTAGGTAGTGATTTATGGCAATCTTGCTTTTGCCTGATGTTTGAACACAGAAGTCAGAGGAATCAATACTAAATATATCTTACCTGGTCCTCTAGCTCTTGCAAATATGCTGCTTTCTTGTCAACGCTACTTTTCAGTCCTAGACGTTCACTCTGCAATTTCACAGCTTCTAGTGAATCAAataaaagattttttttttaaaccTATCGAATAAGATATTTAATATTTGAACTTCTTtctttattatttaattatttgtttttcCTATGTCACTCATCAATGAAACTGATGATAATTAATATTCCAGTAAGGTCAAATAGGTAATATGGAGGAACAGAGGGATGTAAGGAAGTGTAGATAGAGAGACCTTTAATGCTTCAATGTCGCTCAAGCTAGTTTGAGGCAGACCCCTCCACTGTATTTCTTTCTTGTCTTTGGAAATAATATCCATAGCCATGAGAACGTTCAGAGCATCATATACCCTTCGACGTATGTTTTTTCCATCATATTTTTGCTGTGATGCATCAACAAAAAGAATTACATTACTTGTGAAAATTCAGGCTTTAAATTCTGGATAAGAATTTGAAAAAGAAAAACTATTGATTTAGTAGCCTCTTATGGAGACAAACCTGATCCGGAGATGACAGACTAAGATTAGGGTCAGAGAATTCAGCCACAAGTTCATCGGCAACCTTGCATGAATTCAATTGTTCAGATAATTTATCATAAAGTAGATGTTCATAATGAAAACTTATAAAATATCcacaaataatataataattgCAAACTCAGTTCATGTTTCTTTCCCGCATAGGATTTCGACTAGCATGCAGAACATGAATTATTGCCATTAAAACTATCGTAGAAGACTCCGCAAAAATAGGCATTTCTACATACAACAGTCAGATCATGTCACAAAAAATTCAAGGGACTGTGTAATTAACTATCCCATGCCTTCTGTACAAGTATTGTAAAGTTGACAAGAAAAACATCATACTTACCAATAATTGCACACAGTAAATTCTTATCAGGGTTCAGCGCGAGAAAAAAGAG
The sequence above is drawn from the Apium graveolens cultivar Ventura chromosome 2, ASM990537v1, whole genome shotgun sequence genome and encodes:
- the LOC141709038 gene encoding transcription factor-like protein DPB; translated protein: MRAPSAQSVSSSSGTNANNTFLNLNHLHIQAPIDTDVDNDNDNDDAASQAPVGPKKKKRGQSAIDGDKSGRGLRQFSMKVCEKVESKGRTTYNEVADELVAEFSDPNLSLSSPDQQKYDGKNIRRRVYDALNVLMAMDIISKDKKEIQWRGLPQTSLSDIEALKSERLGLKSSVDKKAAYLQELEDQYEGLQNLIQRNERLYSSGDAPSGGVALPFILVQTRPHATVEVEISEDMQLVHFDFNSTPFELYDDNYILKAMKFCERPDANDLAHNFPLDRGESSSIPSIFQPQITSPSKLSIQLSRTPTSPPLPGIIKARVKREPH
- the LOC141709037 gene encoding ABC transporter B family member 1-like; this translates as MAQDPEQERKTSFTSPRISISVKKKLFEFLRLELPVASPEQNENNPSLFSTPQGQESKEMSEKKEKKMKKKGEEVKKTDEEKQEVVPLVGFLELFRFADRLDYVLMVIGSVGAFVHGFALPLFLRFFADLVNSFGANVNDPDKMTHEVVKYAFYFLVVGAAIWVSSWAEIACWMWTGERQTTRMRVEYLEAALNQDVQYFDTEVRTSDVVFGINTDAVMVQDAISEKLGNFIHYMATFASGFIVGFTAVWQLALVTLAVVPVIAVIGGVYTTTLSKLSAKSQEAQLEAGNIAEQNVAQIRTVVAYVGESRALKAYSSALKISQRLGYKTGLSKGLGIGATYFTVFCCYALLLWYGGYLVRHHYTNGGLAISTMFAVMIGGIALGQSIPSMAAFAKARVAAAKIFRIIDHKPTIDKNSKSGLELDSVLGKVDIKNVNFSYPARPDILILNNFSLTVPAGKTIALVGSSGSGKSTVVSLIERFYDPTSGQVLLDGNDIKTMKLKWLRGQIGLVSQEPALFATTIKENILLGRPDATLEEIEEAARVSNVHSFIIKLTDGYDTQVGERGLQLSGGQKQRIAIARAMLKNPAILLLDEATSALDSESEKLVQEALDCFMIGRTTLVIAHRLSTIRKADLVAVLQQGSVSEIGTHDELFAKGENGTYAKLIRLQEIAHETALNNARKSSARPSSARNSVSSPIMTRNSSYGRSPYSRRLSDFSNSEFSLSIDGSYPSYRLEKLPFKEHASSFWRLAKMNSPEWSYALAGSIGSVVCGTLSAFFAYVLSAVLSVYYSQDHAYMIREIGKYCYLLIGVSSAALIFNTMQYFFWDVVGENLTKRVREKMLSAVLKNEIAWFDKEENESSRIAARLALDANNVRSVIGDRISVIMQNSALLLVACTAGFVLQWRLALVLMAVFPLVVAATVLQKMFMEGFSGDLEAIHAKATQLAGEAVANVRTIAAFNSESKIVALYIFNLQAPLRRCFYKGQIAGCGYGIAQFLLYASYALGLWYSSWLVKHGISDFSKTIRVFMVLMVSANGAAETLTLAPDFIKGGRAMQSVFDLIDRKTDIEPDDPDCIVMPNSIRGDVDLKHVDFCYPSRPDILVFRDLSLRARAGKTLALVGPSGCGKSSVIALIQRFYEPSSGRVMIDGKDIRKYNLKSLRHHIAVVPQEPCLFATTIYENIAYGHESATEAEIIEAATLANAHKFISSLPEGYKTFVGERGVQLSGGQKQRIAIARAFIRKAELMLLDEATSALDAESEMSVQEALERACSGKTTIVVAHRLSTIRNANVIAVIDDGKVAEQGSHSHLLKNYPDGCYSRMIQLQKFSHGQPTINIASGSSSSILLKEDGVN